Within Etheostoma cragini isolate CJK2018 chromosome 24, CSU_Ecrag_1.0, whole genome shotgun sequence, the genomic segment GTTTTGTCTCTTGTGTTGGTGAAAATGCTGAATATTGGCACACAGTTTTTGGTCCAAAAGAGTCTCAGTATTTGCTTAAAAAGGCAGATCCTGGTCCCAGGTTTATCTGAGGGTATGTAATACAACAGCTACTGAGTAAACCACCAGTTCCTCTTTGTGCAGAGTCACATGGCGTCCTGCTGGGAGTCACATTCAGCACCCTCTGCTCAGCAGCAGCTGGGGTCAGGGTGACTCTTCCTCTGCAGGTCCACTGTGTTGGTGTGAATGAGGTGATCGGCTCTGTCGTCCAACGCCAGGGTGCGACGTACCGCCTCCTCAAAGGCCGACGCTACGTTCGTAGAATCCTTAGCACTCGTCTCAAAGTACGGGTGACCGCCGTTCTCGCGGCACCACCTCCTCGCATCCTCACCAGACACCTGCCGCTCGGGCACATCCAGTTTGTTGCCCAGCACCACAAACGGGAAGTTGTCAGGGTCCTTTACGTCAGCGTAATAAGTGAACTCCTTCTTCCAGTTGGCCAGGTTTCGGAAGCTCTGTCCGTCGTCCACGCTGAAGGTGAGCAGGCAGCAGTCGGAGCCGCGGTAGAAAGGCG encodes:
- the LOC117939337 gene encoding ras-related protein Rab-9A-like — encoded protein: MTSKTALLKVILLGDGGVGKSSLMNRYVTNKFDSHLFHTIGVEFLNKELDVDGHHATLQIWDTAGQERFRSLRTPFYRGSDCCLLTFSVDDGQSFRNLANWKKEFTYYADVKDPDNFPFVVLGNKLDVPERQVSGEDARRWCRENGGHPYFETSAKDSTNVASAFEEAVRRTLALDDRADHLIHTNTVDLQRKSHPDPSCC